GGCACTTGCACGTGTTTTTGATGTGTCGTCGGGCTTTCACAGCCCCGAGGAAATGGCCGAATCGGTAAGGAAGCGTTTTTCGTACGAAACCATCGCCCGGAATATCGTATCGGTGTATGAATCGGCCTGTGATATGCCCGTAACAGGCTGATTGGCAGCAAACAGGAGTGAAATAGCTGAAAATTATATATCGACGTCCCATATTACATTATATTATTACCGGAGAACCACCACTTCAGGAGAATGCTCTGCCTCCTGTCAAATACCTTCAGGAGACCAGAATACTTTTACACCTCAGTAGTTTAGTAACATTGTGACTGAAAGATATTATATATCAGGATTTGATAAGGTTTTACGGAGTTGATTTTTATATGAGTTTATAGGATAGAATGGGGCTGGTTGTGGAAATTCTGTTCACCGTTTGTCTGGTTTGTATTATATATTCCTATTTCGGATATCCGCTGCTCCTGATTTTGATGACCCTGGGCAAGAAAGAAAACGAATCCGATGTGACGGGAGATTTACCATCCGTATCGTTTATAATTTCGGCGCATAATGAAGAAACAATAATTGAGAAGAAGCTGCTCAACACGTTCGAAATCGATTATCCCGGCGACCGTTTTGAGGTAATCGTCGTTTCCGATGGGTCCTCCGATAATACACCCTCGATTGTCCGCCGTTACAGTGACCGTGATGTTACCCTGGTTGAACTTCCCGAACATGTGGGGAAGACTGCCGCCCAGAATGAGGCTATACGGCATGCAACAGGCAGTATTATCGTGTTTTCTGATGCGAATGGCATGTTTGAGAAACAGGCGGTCAGAACGCTGGTCGGAAAATTTTTCCGTGATAGCGTGGGGTGCGTGTGCGGCGAGCTCCGGTACCGGAACAGTGACGCGTCGTCTATCGGGAAAAGTGAAAACACGTACTGGGAATACGAACAGTTCTGCAAAAAACATGAAAGCCTTCTCGGCAGTCTTTTAGGGGTTAATGGCGCAATATACGCGGTACGCCGCGAGTGTTTTGTGGAATTACCTCCCGATATCATCAGTGATTTCATTCTGCCCATGATGATATATGAAAACGGGTGGGAGATTCGATACTGTTCCGAGGCGGTAGCGGTCGAGGATGCGTCCAAATCATTCGGGGATGAATTCCGCAGGAAGAAAAGGATTATCGTCAGGAGTCTCCACGGTTTATTCAGAAATTCCCGTTTTCTCAATCCGTTTTGCAAAGGATTTTTTTCCATCGAGATATGGAGTCACAAGCTTATACGGTGGTTTGTGCCTGTTTTGCTTGCGGGAATGGTGGTGACAAGCGGATTGCTCTTCGATCATATGGTGTTCCGGTATATTTTTGCCATTCAGATCGTTTTTTATTGTATGGCCGTGGCAGGTGCGGCAGGAGGTGAACGGGCGCGGTCCTTTTCATTTATATATATTCCCTATTATTTTTCCGTAATAAACCTTGCTGCTCTCATGGCAATTGTCGAATTTATCATGGGAGAGCGCTATAAAACCTGGAGCACTGTCAGGAGTTGATCATTTCGTGAAGTCCTTCCCGGACAGAACCCTCTTGCTGGTCCTCGACCAGACCATGATCACCGGTTCTTTTATCTTGACCTACTGGCTGTCTTACCACAGCGATTTAGCCCACGATAAGCCGTACATGTCACTTGCAGGTCTATGGGATGTATGGTTTCTCATTAGTGTGTTCTGGCTCCTCCTGTTTGCCATGTTCGGATTATACGGTAAATGGAAGAATACTTCCCGTTTTGATGAGATCATCTCGGTTTATAAAACCATAACGATAGGGGCAATTGTTTTTCTCATCATCGCTTTTTCCGAAATTCACGATTATTCAAGGGAAAAACTCATCGTTCTGGCGTACTGGGCATCCCTCGTTGTGTTTGTCGGTCTCGGCAGGCTGGGAGTCCGTACTGTGCAGCGGGTGCTTCTGAGCAGGGGTATCGGTCTCAGGCCGTCGATTATTGTCGGAACCGTATCATATATCGTCGATATGCTTAAAAAGATAAGGCAGGCTCCCGCGCTCGGATACGATATCAAGGGTGTCATACCCACCGATCAGGGCCGTCACCCCAAAAAAGTCGAAGACATACCGGTACTCGGCACGGTGAAAGACCTCCATACCATTATCGAAAAGTATGGCATTACGGATGTGCTCATTGCCCTGGAGTTCCGGGAGGAGGATGAGATATTCAAGCTTATCTCGTCCGCGGATTCATTCGATGTCGACTTTTCCATTCTCCCCGGACCCGCGGATGTATTGGCCGGGCGGATGATGTTCAACCAGTTGTACGGTTTCCCCATGATACGGATTCTTTCCGAACCTATTCCGCCCTGGGAAAAGAATGTCAAGCGTCTTATGGATATCTGTGCCAGTCTGGCGGTCATTATCCTGTTATTCCCTGTTTATATGATAATCGCGGCGGCAATAAAACTCGATTCGGAAGGACCGGCCATTTATTCGCAGGAACGCATCGGCTATCGCGGAAAACGTTTCAACGTCTGGAAATTCCGGTCAATGGTGAAGGATGCCGAGAAATTGACAGGCCCTGTATGGGCAGATAAAAACGATACCCGCATAACCCGTGTGGGAAGGTTTATCCGTAAAACGCGGCTCGATGAGCTGCCTCAGGTATATAACATACTCAAAGGCGATATGAGCATTGTCGGGCCGAGGCCTGAACGGGAATTTTTTGTGGAACAGCTCAAGAAGAAAATACCCTATTATGCCCTCAGGCTCAAGGTTAAACCCGGTCTTACCGGATGGGCGCAGATTAAACACAATTATGACCGTACCCTCGACGATGTCCGTGAAAAACTGAAATATGATCTCTACTATATTGAAAACATGTCGCTCAGCATGGATTTCAAGATAATCATCGCGACCGTATTTGTCGTTATTGGTGCACGAGGCGCTCATTAGTGGGTGAAATGAACAGAAAAAAAAAGCTGATTCCGGGAATAACCTCGGGAACGGTAAAAGCGGTAATCTTTATCATTCTGATTGGGATTGCCATTGTTATCTGGATTTATACACAGTTCATCTTCAATCAGGTGAGGGAATTTCAGAAATCGGTTGTAAGGACACAGATCGCAATATATGTCAGTGTCATAGATCCGACCGAACCCGATACGAGCAATCTGTTCGATTATGTAAGAGAATCTCCGATTCCGCGCATCATTTCGGATAATGATCTCAATCCCATTCAGGGATTCTGGCAGAATGTCGGTATCTCTCCCGATAAATCGGATGAACAGACATATCGAAAGCTGCGGACGCTTTTAAAAAAAATGGACGAGATAAATCCTCCCGAATCGTTTCCGCTTTTCCGGCTCGAACATCATATCGATACCCTGACCGTATACGAATATCCTCCCTCACGCAATTTTCCCATCGCAATAACCGATTCAACCGGCGCCGTTTTCTATTCGCGCAATATTCCCGTCGATTCTTCAAATGTCCCCGCTTTCCAGTATGCACTCAATAAAATGGATGCATATTCACCGCCCATGTTTTTTTTCAGGGATAAAGAACCTGCGCTTGTTTTTCATGGTATCAATGCACAGCGTATCTGGCCGGTTTTAGTAACGAATCAATCCGGCAAACCCCTTTACTGGAATGATATCAGTGTCGCGCATAACGATACGACTGCTGCCGGGAATGAAAAACTGGAATCATTTGCGGTTCTTGCCCGTGAACAGGGCATCACCTATGATATTGTCGTAAATTATGATCTTGTCGTCACGGAAACATGCCTGTTCCATTATGGTGATGTTCCATTTCTCTCCTGGATCGGATGGCTGCCCGTCATAGAGTTTGCCGTATTGTTGATACTCCTGTGGGTTGGATTCATCGGTTTCAAGAATATAACCAATGCCGAGCAGCGTTCGATCTGGGTCGGGATGGCAAAAGAGACTGCGCACCAGCTCGGAACGCCGATAAGCTCGCTTGGCGGCTGGCTCGAGCTTCTCAGAACGGAGCATGAAGCCGGTCTGATAGACCAGGCTGTCCCTGAGATGGAGTATGATGTCGAACGGCTGACACGGGTTGCCGCACGGTTTTCAAGTATCGGTTCGAAGCCGGAGCTGCAACCGATCGAACTCTCGGACGTCCTTGACGAAGTGCTTGATTATTTCAGAGCACGAGTGCCCCGCATGGGGCGAAGTATTTCGATCGAAGGTCATTACAGCGGGCTCAGTCGCGTCATGGGGAATCATGAGCTTCTGAACTGGGCTTTTGAAAATCTTATAAAGAATTCGCTCGCTTCCATAGACCTGCCGGAAGGGTTGATTACGGTCAATGGTTCGATGTCGAAGGATTTCAGGCATATAATCCTCGATTTTATCGATAA
This bacterium DNA region includes the following protein-coding sequences:
- a CDS encoding glycosyltransferase family 2 protein, whose amino-acid sequence is MEILFTVCLVCIIYSYFGYPLLLILMTLGKKENESDVTGDLPSVSFIISAHNEETIIEKKLLNTFEIDYPGDRFEVIVVSDGSSDNTPSIVRRYSDRDVTLVELPEHVGKTAAQNEAIRHATGSIIVFSDANGMFEKQAVRTLVGKFFRDSVGCVCGELRYRNSDASSIGKSENTYWEYEQFCKKHESLLGSLLGVNGAIYAVRRECFVELPPDIISDFILPMMIYENGWEIRYCSEAVAVEDASKSFGDEFRRKKRIIVRSLHGLFRNSRFLNPFCKGFFSIEIWSHKLIRWFVPVLLAGMVVTSGLLFDHMVFRYIFAIQIVFYCMAVAGAAGGERARSFSFIYIPYYFSVINLAALMAIVEFIMGERYKTWSTVRS
- a CDS encoding sugar transferase gives rise to the protein MKSFPDRTLLLVLDQTMITGSFILTYWLSYHSDLAHDKPYMSLAGLWDVWFLISVFWLLLFAMFGLYGKWKNTSRFDEIISVYKTITIGAIVFLIIAFSEIHDYSREKLIVLAYWASLVVFVGLGRLGVRTVQRVLLSRGIGLRPSIIVGTVSYIVDMLKKIRQAPALGYDIKGVIPTDQGRHPKKVEDIPVLGTVKDLHTIIEKYGITDVLIALEFREEDEIFKLISSADSFDVDFSILPGPADVLAGRMMFNQLYGFPMIRILSEPIPPWEKNVKRLMDICASLAVIILLFPVYMIIAAAIKLDSEGPAIYSQERIGYRGKRFNVWKFRSMVKDAEKLTGPVWADKNDTRITRVGRFIRKTRLDELPQVYNILKGDMSIVGPRPEREFFVEQLKKKIPYYALRLKVKPGLTGWAQIKHNYDRTLDDVREKLKYDLYYIENMSLSMDFKIIIATVFVVIGARGAH
- a CDS encoding HAMP domain-containing histidine kinase, whose translation is MNRKKKLIPGITSGTVKAVIFIILIGIAIVIWIYTQFIFNQVREFQKSVVRTQIAIYVSVIDPTEPDTSNLFDYVRESPIPRIISDNDLNPIQGFWQNVGISPDKSDEQTYRKLRTLLKKMDEINPPESFPLFRLEHHIDTLTVYEYPPSRNFPIAITDSTGAVFYSRNIPVDSSNVPAFQYALNKMDAYSPPMFFFRDKEPALVFHGINAQRIWPVLVTNQSGKPLYWNDISVAHNDTTAAGNEKLESFAVLAREQGITYDIVVNYDLVVTETCLFHYGDVPFLSWIGWLPVIEFAVLLILLWVGFIGFKNITNAEQRSIWVGMAKETAHQLGTPISSLGGWLELLRTEHEAGLIDQAVPEMEYDVERLTRVAARFSSIGSKPELQPIELSDVLDEVLDYFRARVPRMGRSISIEGHYSGLSRVMGNHELLNWAFENLIKNSLASIDLPEGLITVNGSMSKDFRHIILDFIDNGKGIPYADQKKIMKPGFTTKKRGWGLGLSLVKRIIDDYHNGKVFLTESRPGAGTTFRVIIPAVSGKESS